The Cyclobacteriaceae bacterium DNA segment TGCTAAACATTTTAAGTTACCCATAGTACAGGTTGTGGAAGGCCCAAGCGTAGAAGAGGAAGCGTTTGTGAGTTGGGATGCCAAAATTATCAACTCGGATTTCATGAACGGCCTCACCGTTGATGAAGCCATTGAAGCGGGGATAAAGTTTGTGGAAGAAAGAGGAATTGGGAAAGGCAAAGTGAACTACCGCATGCGCGATGCCATTTTTGGCAGACAGCGTTATTGGGGTGAACCATTCCCGGTGTATTTCAAAGACGGCATTCCGAAACTGGTTGAAGAAAAAGATTTGCCCATTACCCTTCCTGAAATTGATGAGTACAAGCCGACTGAAACGGGTGAACCTCCGTTGGCAAGGGCAAAGAATTGGGGGTATAGGCCTCACGCCAACCCCTCTCCAGAGACCTACCCTTATGAGTTAACCACCATGCCTGGCTGGGCGGGTTCAAGTTGGTATTGGTTCCGGTATATGGATCCGAAAAATGAAACTGCCTTTGCGGATAAAAAAGAAATCGATTACTGGCAGGATGTTGACCTGTATATGGGTGGTTCAGAACATGCTACCGGCCACTTATTGTATTCGCGTTTCTGGTGCAAGGCGTTGAAAGATCTGGGTTATGTAAGCGCTGAAGAGCCGTTTAAGAAGTTGATTAATCAGGGACATATTCAGGGGATATCAAAATTTATTTACAGGTTAACTGGGATGACTTGGAGTGCATCAAAAAACATTGAATCTCCCCAAATCTTTATATCGAGCACCTTAGTTTCAAGAGCTAAGAAAGAACAACTTACCCATGAGACTCTTCAAAGGATTAAGAACAAGTTAGAGGAATCACTCAAAGAATACTTTAGCAAGAACGAATCGACATTTAGCATCTTAAGTTTAGAACTTCGTGACATAGCTAATTGCCAACCAATTAATATATCAATCGATTTAGTTAATCAAAATGACGAATTAGATCAAATTAGGATTCGAAAATGGAGGCCTGATTTTGGAACAGCAATTTTTATTGCTGAAAATGAAGAGAAATACATCTGTGGAACTGAAGTCGAAAAAATGTCTAAGTCGAAGCATAACGTAGTCAACCCTGACGACATCATTGCATCCTATGGCGCAGACACACTGCGTCTGTACGAAATGTTTCTTGGTCCGTTGGAGTTAAGTAAACCCTGGAACACCAACGGCATTGATGGTGTGTTTAAATTCTTGCGCAAGTTCTGGAATCTGTTTCACGATGCACAAGGCAACTGGAATGTGAGTGATGCTGAGCCAACGCGTGATGAATTCAAAATCCTGCATAAAACGCTAAAGAAGATTGAACAGGATATTAACAATTTCTCGTTCAACACCAGCGTAAGTGAATTCATGATTTGCGTGAATGAACTGAGCTCATTAAAGTGTAATAAGAGAAGTATTCTGGAGCCGCTCGTGATCGCCCTCTCCCCTTATGCACCACACCTTGCTGAAGAGTTGTGGGAAAAACTTGGGTATACTAATACGATCCTGAAAGCACAGTTCCCAGCTGTGAATGAAGAGTACCTGAAAGAAAGTTCGTTCGAGTACCCCATCTCCATCAACGGCAAGGTGCGCACCAAAATGGAATTCGCACTCGACATGCCCAAGGAGGACATTGAGAAAATGGTATTGGCTTCTGAGTTGGTGACCAAATGGACGGAAGGCAAACCACCGAAGAAGGTAATTGTGGTGCCGGGCAAGATTGTGAATGTGGTGATTTAATGCCTCTTCCCTTTTTTGAACCACACAGGTAAACATCCTGACATTTATCAGATAACATCGTGACGGGGATCATGTTGATTTAACAGAATTAAAATCACTTTTAATTCAACCAATTAAATCATACAATCATGATCTCCGTTACAAGTCAAACCGGAAAATACATATTACAGCCCAGCCTGATTGGCATGCACCGTGAAAGCGTAGAGTGGATTTCTGCCACTGAATTATGGAAGCGTGAACTCGCCTTCTTCCAGAATTTACTCGATCAGCACGCACCGAAAATGGATAATGTGGAATTCAAAAAGCAAGTCGACCACTACCAACACCTGATTACCTACTACAACGGTGAACTGGTGGATGCCCTTCGCAAAAAACTACGCGACCATGAAAAGCAACTGGCTACCATGCTACAAGAACTAAATGAATCCGACACTGAATACTTTAAAGATCACGCGGCTGTTATTGAAGAGGTAGCGGCTTTCGCCAAAGTATTTGCAGAATTCAAGCATGGCTTCTTTGAATTTATTGAGCGAGGGTTTAGTGCTTATAAGTAACACAAATTCCACATTCTCAAATCCCAATAACAAAGTCCGGACTGACTGAGTATTGGGATTTACTTTTAAATCTCAACACCCACATCCCGGAAACTTGCTCACTAACAATTCCCCTAACACCCATTAGGTTTAGCTAACATTTGCTTAACTTCGGCCCCTTTAACGGAATTGCTTATGCGCTACTCTAAGATTGTGGGCCTTGGCCATCATGTACCCGAAACGGTCATTACCAACGATTACCTGTCGACTGTAATGGATACCAACAATGAATGGATCGTTGAACGAACGGGCATACAAGAGCGCAGGTGGGTTGATCCTACCAAGGATACGGTAGCCAATATGGCCGCAAAAGCCAGTCGCATGGCATTGGAAAGAGCAGGCTTAACGGAAAAGGATGTTGAGTTTATTGTCTTCGCTACCATAACACCGGATTATTTCTTTCCTGGCTCAGGAGTTTTGCTACAACGTGAATTAGGACTGGAGAGCATCGGTGCACTTGACTTGCGTAATGCATGCTCCGGGTTTATCTACGCCCTTTCAGTTGCCGATCAGTTTATTAAAACGGGCATGTACAAAACCATACTCGTGGTGGGCGCTGAAATTCAATCCACGGCCATTGACCTGAGTACGCGTGGGCGAAACACCGCAGTAATCTTTGCCGATGGCGCGGGTGCTGCCATCCTTCAGCCTTCCGATAAGCCGGGCATATTGTCAACACACCTTCATTCCGATGGCCGTTTTGCAGAAGAGCTTTATGTACGCGATCCGGGCAGCAGCCGTCCCCGCGAAGAACGCCAGCCAGAACAGATTAACGATACAACCCACTACAAGGTAGTGATGAACGGAAACCAGGTATTTAAACATGCCGTGGTGCGCTTTATGGAGGTGATTAAAGAAGCCCTGGCTGCCAACAACATGACCAAAGAAGACATTTCTCTTCTGGTACCCCACCAGGCCAACCTGCGCATCAGTCAGTACATTCAGGAGAAAATGGCGCTTTCCAACGAGCAGGTTTACAACAACATCATGCGCTATGGAAACACCACCGCGGCCTCTATTCCCATTGCCATGAGTGAAGCCTGGGCAGAAGGTAAAATCAAAGAAAATGACGTAATTTGTTTGGCCGCATTTGGCAGTGGTTTTACATGGGCCTCTGCGCTGATCCGGTGGTAAATAAATGATTTTTTAGTTCAAGGTTAAGGATTTACAACCCTCACCTTATCTGTTGAGCCATACCCCGATGAAAACATCTACCTACAACCCCAGTCCCATTGAAGTTGATTTTGCCAACGCAATGTTCATTCTTCAAAAAGAAATCCAAAAGCATTTGCAGGATAACCAGATTGTAAATGTGGAAACCCAACTTAACCGCGATAATCCGTCAGTGAAATTCAGCCTGTTGGATAAAGACGGTGACCCACACGAAGTGGTGGTGCGGATTATTCAGATTCCGGATAAGTTTTAATCAAAACCCATCTTAAAAAATAATTGTCCTGCACCTTTAAGATGCAGGACAACTAGAAGCTATCTCAAAAATACTCACAATGTCATGTTGAGCTTGTCGAAACCGATTTATAACTCGAAATAGCCTTCGACAAGCTCAGGCTGACATGTGAAACTGATTTTTGAGATGACCTCTAAACATTTTATTGATTCGGAGACTCCAGGTTTATCTTCTGCTCCTTTTCGTATCCAAAAATCTCATCTAACGACAACTCCTTAACCTTACCGTATTTAGCCAGGTCTTTCAAATCAATATTATCACGACTGGCAACCAACACCAGGTTGTACTTTTTGTTTTTGATGTTTTCTTCCTGAAACTTTTTAATGTCGGCAAGCGACATGTTTTTTACCTGCTCATAAATATCCTTCCGGATATCGTAGTTCAATCCGCGCTTTTCAGCCGCGAGGTAATTGAACAATACGCTTTGTTTTACAATGCGTTCACTTTCAATCACACTAAGCACAGCTTCTTTGGCTTCCTGAAAACCATCTTCTGTTTCCGGCATGGTGTAAATGATATCCGATAATGCCTTTAACGATTCACTCTGTTTATCCGCTTGTGTACCGATGTATCCAAAAAATGAATCCGAGCCTGAAGCTTTGGAAGCTGTTTGATAAGACGTGAATGTTCCATACGCCAATCCCTGTGCTTCCCGTAATTCGCGGAACACCTGAGCACCCATGTATTCATTGTACATCCGGCTTAATGGCATTTTATTCTTATCAAAGGGCGAGCCTTTAATCATGAACAGAGCTTCCATCTGGACCATATCGTAGTGCGCCCAATATACGGCAGGGTCGGTAACATCAGCCATTTGAAAATCGCGGGCGGGTGGAACATCGTTGAGTACCTCAGGTAGTTGATGAAGTTTTTTGAGTGAGGCGATCAAACCATCCTCCGACTGTGGGCCATAATACAACACCTTATGCTTCATTTTAGTAAAGCCTTTGATCAAATCAACCAACTCCTGTGCTTGCAGTTTACGAAGTTCACTATTGCTCAATACGTTGGTAAACGGTGAGTTAGGACCGTACAACCCATAATTCATCAGACCATCATAGATAATGGCATACTTATCCTTTTTGGTATCATCGCGCTTTTTAAAGATGTCATCGACCAATTTTTTCAACGCCTCTTCGTCTGCCTTGGCATTGGCAAGCAAATCCTCCATAATTGCAATGGCTTTATCCATGTTCTCAGAAAGTCCTTCCAGGCTGATGTAGGTCTGATCTTCGGATGCAGATACACTAAATCCGCAACCGATCTTATACAACTCCTTCTTAATATCCTCAGCCGAAAGCTCTTCCGTGCCTAAAAACTCAAGGTATTCAACGGCTACACGGAGCCTCGGATCATTATTCGTACCGGCATCCAGCAGGTAATACAACCTGAACAAATCATTCTCCTTATTTTGATTGTACAACACCGGAACATCTTCACGTAACGCCAGCTTGCGCACATCCTTTTCATAATCCAGAAAAACAGGCTGCAACTTTTCAACCGGTTTTTTAGCAATGGCCACATGAAAAGGTGACTTATCCTCTTTGTTCAAGGCAACTTTTGTAATAGATGGCTTAACCACCTTCTTGGTATTCGGATCCTTACCCGTAAGCTTTTTAATGAGGATATAGTTATCCGTATAATATTCATTGGCAAACTTCACCACATCCTCTTTCGTATACTGGCGAAGCGCCTCAATTTCACCGATGTAGTCAGCCCATGAAATGTTATTGGTAAAGGCCATAACCATTTCATCGGAACGGGCGTAGTTACTTTCATACTGTCGTATTTTACTTTTCTTTAAATCATTCACCACTGCATCCAACAACCAATCATCAAATTCACCCTTCTTCAGCAACTCAATCTGTTCCAGAAAAAGATCTCTAACCTGATCAAGCGTCTGGCCTTCTTTTGGCTTTCCATTGAATACATGTAGACTATAATCATTCAAATCATATACAAATGAGCTCGGCTCAATTACCCGTTGTTGTTGTTTCAGGTTGATATCAATCAGTCCGGCTTTGGAGTTAGCCAGAATCATATCCGTTAACCGAAGCAGTTGATACTCTTTTGCGTTGCGTCCCGGAAAGCGATAAACCAGGTAAATCCACTCGGCATCCGGGCCAATCACTTCAACGTTCATCTGATCTGTTATCGGCTCTTCAACCACCGCATTCCATGGCTCCAATGATTCATTCGCTTCCCAATCTGAAAAATATTTATCAACCAGGGCGATCGTCTTGTCATAGTCAAGGTCACCACTTAAACAGATGGCCACGTTGTTAGGCTTATAATACTTGGTGAAATAATTTTTGATTTCTGTTATAGACGGATTTTTCAAATGATCAATCGTGCCGATTACTGTTTGCGTACCATATGGATGTTTTTTGAACGCAGATGCGAACATGGCTTCAAAACTTTTCCAGTAATCATTATCCAGGCTACCGTTTTTCTCTTCATATACAGCCTCTAATTCTGTATGAAATAAACGCGGTACGATGGTGCGGAAGCGACTCGCTTCAATTTGTAACCAATTGTCAAGCTGATTGGCCGGAATGTCGTTGATGTAAACCGTACGATCTTCAGTGGTGTAGGCATTCAGTCCGCGGCCACCCAATTCGGTTATCATTTTATCATATTCACTTGCGATGGCCAGTTTAGCCGCTTCGTTTGAATACTGATCAATCTTCTTGTAATAATTAATCCGTTCAATGGAATCGGTTAGCGTTCGGTAGTATTCAAACATACTTTCAATACTATCGAGCATCACTTTCTCCTTTTGCCAATCCAGTGTACCGAATTCATCACTGCCTTTGAACATAATGTGCTCCAGGTAATGTGCAAGGCCCGTGGCATCAGCCGGATCATTTTTACCACCGGCTTTTACCGCAATTTGCGTGTAAATGCGCGGAGCTGCATTGTATTGGCTCAGGTAAACCTTTAGACCATTTTTTAATGTGTAGATACGGGCATTCAGTGGGTCGTTGGTAACGTACTCGTAGGAGTACCCACCGCTTTCGCCTGTTTTGCTTTCAAACTTTGCTTTTTCAGAACAGGAGAAAACTGTCCAGATAAGGACACCAACAAGGAGGAATCTTTTCATAATTAATCAGGGGTTAGTTTGATGTTGAAAAGTAATGAAATTCAATAACGCAGAAAATAGGGATTTATCACATATTGATGGGGTTTTCTTCTTGTTTCGGAATTAATCCTACATAGAAGCAGTGCCTGACCTTTCAAATCCGTAATTTTCCGGTTACTAAAAGGAGTGTATCAAATCTGCATTGTGATACGTTAATTGAGATATGCAAACTGTGAAGAAGAGATTGAAATTTATTGTTGCCATTGCCCTGGTGGGTATTCTGGCCTTTTCGTTTACCCCACCGGCCGATCGCTACTTCGAAATCGCCAAAAACTTAGACATTTTCGCTACCCTCTTTAAAGAAGTGAATGCCCATTATGTTGATGAAGTGAACCCGAACAGGTTGGTAAAAACTGGCATCGATGCCATGCTCGAATCGCTTGATCCGTACACCAATTACATTCCGGAAGATCAGATTGAAGACTTCAGAACGATGAACACTGGCCAATATGGTGGCATTGGTGCCATCACCCGTGAGTTTGGCGATCGCACTGTGGTGACCATGATTAT contains these protein-coding regions:
- a CDS encoding class I tRNA ligase family protein produces the protein MAEYSKEEIRRIEQKWQDKWEKEGVYRVETDPSRPKYYVLDMFPYPSGAGLHVGHPLGYIATDIVSRYKRLKGFNVLHPMGFDAFGLPAEQYAIQTGQHPAITTAKNIETYKRQLRQIGFSYDWSREVQTCDPAYYKWTQWIFMQLFNAWYNKKSIDKSTIDHRPFDGKTEHINTLIAELEKGGNQNIEAACDEDTPIITADQWKKFNEKEKENFLQHYRIAYQSETMVNWCAALGTVLSNDEVKDGVSERGGYPVERIKMLQWSMRISAYAERLLTGLDTIDWPEPLKEMQRNWIGKSKGAQLEFSVENSNSNIEVFTTRIDTIYGATFLVLAPEHELVDQITTDEQRSAVNDYVQVAKNRSERERMTEVKRVSGAFTGAYAINPFNNERIPIWISDYVLAGYGTGAVMAVPGHDERDHRFAKHFKLPIVQVVEGPSVEEEAFVSWDAKIINSDFMNGLTVDEAIEAGIKFVEERGIGKGKVNYRMRDAIFGRQRYWGEPFPVYFKDGIPKLVEEKDLPITLPEIDEYKPTETGEPPLARAKNWGYRPHANPSPETYPYELTTMPGWAGSSWYWFRYMDPKNETAFADKKEIDYWQDVDLYMGGSEHATGHLLYSRFWCKALKDLGYVSAEEPFKKLINQGHIQGISKFIYRLTGMTWSASKNIESPQIFISSTLVSRAKKEQLTHETLQRIKNKLEESLKEYFSKNESTFSILSLELRDIANCQPINISIDLVNQNDELDQIRIRKWRPDFGTAIFIAENEEKYICGTEVEKMSKSKHNVVNPDDIIASYGADTLRLYEMFLGPLELSKPWNTNGIDGVFKFLRKFWNLFHDAQGNWNVSDAEPTRDEFKILHKTLKKIEQDINNFSFNTSVSEFMICVNELSSLKCNKRSILEPLVIALSPYAPHLAEELWEKLGYTNTILKAQFPAVNEEYLKESSFEYPISINGKVRTKMEFALDMPKEDIEKMVLASELVTKWTEGKPPKKVIVVPGKIVNVVI
- a CDS encoding beta-ketoacyl-ACP synthase III; amino-acid sequence: MRYSKIVGLGHHVPETVITNDYLSTVMDTNNEWIVERTGIQERRWVDPTKDTVANMAAKASRMALERAGLTEKDVEFIVFATITPDYFFPGSGVLLQRELGLESIGALDLRNACSGFIYALSVADQFIKTGMYKTILVVGAEIQSTAIDLSTRGRNTAVIFADGAGAAILQPSDKPGILSTHLHSDGRFAEELYVRDPGSSRPREERQPEQINDTTHYKVVMNGNQVFKHAVVRFMEVIKEALAANNMTKEDISLLVPHQANLRISQYIQEKMALSNEQVYNNIMRYGNTTAASIPIAMSEAWAEGKIKENDVICLAAFGSGFTWASALIRW
- a CDS encoding insulinase family protein, giving the protein MKRFLLVGVLIWTVFSCSEKAKFESKTGESGGYSYEYVTNDPLNARIYTLKNGLKVYLSQYNAAPRIYTQIAVKAGGKNDPADATGLAHYLEHIMFKGSDEFGTLDWQKEKVMLDSIESMFEYYRTLTDSIERINYYKKIDQYSNEAAKLAIASEYDKMITELGGRGLNAYTTEDRTVYINDIPANQLDNWLQIEASRFRTIVPRLFHTELEAVYEEKNGSLDNDYWKSFEAMFASAFKKHPYGTQTVIGTIDHLKNPSITEIKNYFTKYYKPNNVAICLSGDLDYDKTIALVDKYFSDWEANESLEPWNAVVEEPITDQMNVEVIGPDAEWIYLVYRFPGRNAKEYQLLRLTDMILANSKAGLIDINLKQQQRVIEPSSFVYDLNDYSLHVFNGKPKEGQTLDQVRDLFLEQIELLKKGEFDDWLLDAVVNDLKKSKIRQYESNYARSDEMVMAFTNNISWADYIGEIEALRQYTKEDVVKFANEYYTDNYILIKKLTGKDPNTKKVVKPSITKVALNKEDKSPFHVAIAKKPVEKLQPVFLDYEKDVRKLALREDVPVLYNQNKENDLFRLYYLLDAGTNNDPRLRVAVEYLEFLGTEELSAEDIKKELYKIGCGFSVSASEDQTYISLEGLSENMDKAIAIMEDLLANAKADEEALKKLVDDIFKKRDDTKKDKYAIIYDGLMNYGLYGPNSPFTNVLSNSELRKLQAQELVDLIKGFTKMKHKVLYYGPQSEDGLIASLKKLHQLPEVLNDVPPARDFQMADVTDPAVYWAHYDMVQMEALFMIKGSPFDKNKMPLSRMYNEYMGAQVFRELREAQGLAYGTFTSYQTASKASGSDSFFGYIGTQADKQSESLKALSDIIYTMPETEDGFQEAKEAVLSVIESERIVKQSVLFNYLAAEKRGLNYDIRKDIYEQVKNMSLADIKKFQEENIKNKKYNLVLVASRDNIDLKDLAKYGKVKELSLDEIFGYEKEQKINLESPNQ